A window of the Actinobacillus genomosp. 1 genome harbors these coding sequences:
- a CDS encoding anaerobic C4-dicarboxylate transporter, protein MSAMFLLQFAIVLLCILIGARVGGIGLGVFGGLGLAILSFGFGLKPAGLPIDVMFMIMAVVSAAAAMQAAGGLDYMIKIATNILRRNPKYITFIAPLVTWTFTVLAGTGHVAYSVLPVIAEVSRHNGIRPERPLSMAVIASQFAIVASPIAAAVVAVVAFLEPQGITLGNVLSVTIPATLLGLMLACVFVNKMGKELKDDPHYQKLLQDPEYVKANNTNTNPADVAIKPTAKLSVSLFLFGALLVVLMGAMPSLRPVFDGKPMGMAHTIEIVMLTIGALIIFFCKPDGNEITKGSVFHAGMRAVIAIFGIAWLGDTLMQGHMTEVKEMVSGLVETAPWAFAFALFLLSVLVNSQGATVATLFPLAVALHIDPTVLIAVFVAVNGYFFIPNYGPIIASIDFDTTGTTRIGKYIFNHSFMLPGLLSMAFSIAFGLLFANILL, encoded by the coding sequence ATGTCCGCAATGTTTCTTTTGCAATTTGCCATAGTTTTACTATGTATTTTGATAGGTGCCCGTGTGGGTGGTATCGGTTTGGGTGTTTTCGGCGGTTTAGGTCTTGCAATTCTTTCTTTCGGTTTCGGTTTAAAACCGGCGGGTCTGCCGATTGACGTAATGTTCATGATTATGGCGGTAGTATCTGCTGCTGCGGCAATGCAAGCGGCCGGTGGTTTAGATTATATGATTAAAATCGCAACTAATATTTTACGTCGCAATCCTAAATATATTACTTTTATCGCACCGCTTGTTACGTGGACATTTACCGTATTAGCCGGTACCGGTCACGTAGCTTATTCCGTATTACCTGTTATCGCTGAAGTAAGCCGCCATAACGGTATTCGTCCGGAACGTCCGCTTTCAATGGCGGTAATCGCTTCTCAATTCGCTATCGTTGCCAGCCCAATCGCTGCGGCAGTCGTTGCGGTAGTTGCTTTCTTAGAACCGCAAGGTATCACTTTAGGTAACGTACTTTCGGTCACTATTCCTGCTACACTTCTCGGTTTAATGCTTGCCTGCGTATTCGTCAATAAAATGGGTAAAGAATTAAAAGACGATCCGCATTACCAAAAATTATTACAAGATCCGGAATACGTAAAAGCGAACAATACCAACACTAATCCTGCGGATGTTGCAATTAAACCGACCGCAAAACTTTCCGTAAGCTTATTCTTATTCGGCGCATTATTAGTAGTATTAATGGGTGCAATGCCTTCTTTACGTCCGGTATTCGACGGTAAACCGATGGGTATGGCACATACGATTGAAATCGTTATGCTTACTATTGGTGCGTTAATCATCTTCTTCTGCAAACCGGACGGCAACGAAATTACTAAAGGTTCGGTATTCCATGCGGGTATGCGTGCGGTAATCGCAATCTTCGGTATCGCATGGTTAGGCGATACATTAATGCAAGGTCATATGACCGAAGTGAAAGAAATGGTATCAGGATTAGTAGAAACTGCGCCATGGGCATTTGCTTTCGCTCTTTTCCTACTCTCTGTATTAGTAAACAGCCAAGGGGCGACAGTCGCAACACTTTTCCCATTAGCGGTTGCATTACACATTGACCCGACCGTGCTTATCGCAGTATTCGTTGCAGTAAACGGTTACTTCTTTATTCCTAACTACGGTCCGATTATTGCTTCAATTGACTTCGATACCACCGGTACCACTCGAATCGGTAAATATATCTTCAACCATAGCTTTATGTTACCGGGCTTATTAAGCATGGCATTCAGTATCGCATTCGGTTTATTATTTGCGAATATTCTGCTTTAA
- a CDS encoding CrcB family protein, which produces MTILWISLGAVLGAISRWQLGVWFNGFLSQLAFGTLLANLLGCFLIGIAIGLHLNDGQKLLFITGFLGSFTTFSSFSLEVSEKLLTEKYYQALSVIGLHLIGGILCTVLGILLVRFFTGGRIF; this is translated from the coding sequence ATGACTATTCTTTGGATTTCTCTCGGTGCGGTATTAGGTGCAATTTCTCGCTGGCAATTAGGCGTGTGGTTTAACGGTTTTCTAAGTCAATTAGCTTTTGGTACCTTGTTAGCCAATTTACTCGGCTGCTTCTTAATTGGAATTGCTATCGGACTGCATTTGAATGACGGGCAGAAGTTATTGTTTATTACCGGTTTTCTAGGCAGTTTCACCACTTTCTCGAGCTTTTCGTTAGAAGTGAGCGAAAAGTTACTTACCGAAAAATACTATCAAGCATTGAGCGTAATCGGCTTACATTTGATTGGTGGAATCCTGTGTACGGTGTTAGGAATTTTGCTAGTACGCTTTTTTACAGGCGGTCGGATTTTCTAA
- a CDS encoding MFS transporter: MNLQKLLLIRRFFSTLAFFSMQTVFFIYLQKKGLSNSEIAFSLSLLFFCNQALAILAGIWGDRYGLAKMMLLGCLLDVLAYIFFLSADNYGLLLLATTCFGLGSCLFGTNAKACLLALAGNEYSEKTRLQGKYLKVTSMSSMFAPLLVIPFIKFEQIELLIWVCFAMEAVLFALMVKPFYQIQTLQSLVKFRFGQIREIITKEFLFVHLMLFIPLSIATSFFVIFPFLFDNKLAAPEHSPIALFVNGLMTVSLQSYFSRKINLTAKQIVWVAPLLAIGITVPWFITLHYISLFSAYVYLVVFTVIEVYALTAMANLLVKFDNGTNRGFIFGASRLLLSIATVVVMNLIPHLFLV, encoded by the coding sequence ATGAACCTTCAAAAACTTTTATTGATTCGACGATTTTTCTCTACTCTTGCATTTTTCTCAATGCAAACCGTGTTTTTTATCTATTTACAGAAAAAAGGCTTAAGCAACAGCGAAATCGCTTTTTCGTTGTCTTTATTATTCTTTTGTAATCAAGCGTTGGCGATTTTAGCCGGCATTTGGGGCGATCGTTACGGCTTAGCCAAAATGATGTTGTTAGGCTGTTTGCTGGACGTATTAGCTTATATTTTCTTCCTCTCGGCGGATAATTACGGATTATTATTGTTAGCGACTACTTGCTTCGGGCTGGGGAGCTGTTTGTTCGGTACCAATGCAAAGGCGTGTTTGCTGGCTTTGGCGGGCAATGAATATAGCGAGAAAACCCGTTTACAGGGCAAATATCTGAAAGTGACCAGTATGTCTTCAATGTTTGCACCGTTATTGGTGATTCCGTTTATTAAATTTGAGCAAATCGAGTTATTAATTTGGGTTTGTTTTGCGATGGAGGCGGTGCTATTTGCGCTGATGGTCAAGCCGTTTTATCAGATTCAAACGTTACAAAGTTTGGTGAAATTCCGTTTCGGGCAAATTCGAGAAATTATCACCAAAGAATTTTTATTTGTGCATTTGATGTTGTTTATTCCGCTATCAATTGCCACTTCGTTTTTTGTCATTTTTCCGTTTTTATTTGATAACAAATTAGCTGCACCGGAACATAGCCCAATCGCATTATTTGTGAACGGTTTGATGACGGTATCGCTACAAAGTTATTTCTCACGCAAAATTAATTTAACTGCAAAGCAAATAGTGTGGGTCGCACCGTTGTTAGCGATTGGTATCACTGTGCCGTGGTTTATTACTTTGCATTATATTTCGCTGTTTAGTGCTTATGTCTATTTGGTGGTTTTTACCGTGATTGAGGTGTATGCGCTGACGGCAATGGCGAATTTGTTAGTGAAATTTGATAACGGTACCAATCGAGGCTTCATTTTCGGTGCATCGCGTCTTTTGCTTTCGATTGCCACGGTCGTGGTGATGAATCTAATTCCTCATTTATTTTTGGTGTAG
- a CDS encoding anhydro-N-acetylmuramic acid kinase, whose product MTKNLYLGVMSGTSLDGVDLCVMDFAKNPPRLTAFGFTPMPEDLRTDLSQLLKSGETSLQKLGEIDHRLGLLYAESINRFLAEHQLSANDIQAIGCHGQTVWHSPNGKLPFTMQIGDMNLVAAHTGITTIADFRRKDMAVGGQGAPLVPAFHEGIFTSPERLTVVLNIGGISNISVLAPQQPTIGYDVSVGNALMDSWIELHQAKRYDKNAEWAKTGILIPELLDSLLDEPFFKLPAPKSTGRELFNLEWLAKKSANLTAYHPEDVQRTLAEFTAQSVVNELKTLESEKQCLLLVCGGGARNPLLMQRFSELLPKWTVTTTSEYGLDMDYVEAAAFAWLAYQRVHNLASNLPSVTGAKQPVSLGVIYPK is encoded by the coding sequence ATGACTAAAAATCTCTACCTCGGCGTGATGTCCGGTACCAGCCTTGACGGCGTGGATTTATGCGTGATGGATTTTGCAAAAAATCCGCCAAGATTGACCGCTTTCGGCTTTACACCTATGCCGGAAGATTTACGTACCGATTTATCGCAATTACTCAAAAGCGGCGAAACTTCGTTACAAAAATTAGGTGAAATCGATCACCGTTTAGGCTTGCTGTATGCCGAAAGTATCAACCGTTTTTTAGCCGAACATCAGCTCAGCGCAAATGATATTCAAGCGATTGGCTGTCACGGACAAACCGTATGGCATTCTCCAAACGGTAAATTGCCGTTTACCATGCAAATCGGTGATATGAATCTGGTTGCCGCTCACACCGGCATTACTACTATTGCGGATTTTCGCCGTAAAGATATGGCGGTCGGAGGACAAGGTGCGCCTTTGGTTCCCGCTTTTCACGAAGGGATTTTTACCTCGCCGGAACGCTTAACCGTGGTGCTAAATATCGGTGGTATTTCCAATATTTCGGTACTTGCACCACAGCAACCGACCATTGGCTATGATGTCAGTGTCGGTAATGCACTGATGGATTCTTGGATAGAATTGCATCAAGCCAAACGCTACGACAAAAATGCCGAATGGGCAAAAACCGGAATACTGATTCCGGAATTACTCGACAGTTTACTTGATGAGCCTTTTTTCAAATTACCTGCCCCGAAAAGCACCGGTCGAGAATTATTTAACCTTGAATGGCTTGCAAAAAAATCGGCAAATTTAACCGCTTATCACCCTGAAGATGTACAACGTACACTGGCGGAATTTACCGCACAAAGTGTAGTAAACGAGCTAAAAACCTTAGAAAGTGAGAAGCAATGCTTATTACTTGTATGTGGCGGTGGTGCACGTAACCCATTGTTAATGCAGCGTTTTAGTGAATTACTACCGAAATGGACGGTCACAACCACTAGCGAATATGGATTGGATATGGATTATGTCGAAGCCGCCGCTTTTGCCTGGCTGGCTTATCAACGTGTACATAATTTAGCAAGTAATCTACCAAGCGTAACCGGAGCAAAACAGCCGGTGAGTTTAGGGGTAATTTATCCTAAGTAA
- the murQ gene encoding N-acetylmuramic acid 6-phosphate etherase: MSEKNLLTALSKMITEQRNPNSMNIDQLSALELVKVINQEDKQVPLAVEKCLAQIAQAVEKIVQAFQNRGRLVYIGAGTSGRLGVLDASECPPTYGVPPEMVVGIIAGGERALRHPIEGAEDNTERGKADLQAVNFSQKDILVGIAASGRTPYVIGALEYAKSLGATTVSIASNPNSAMAQIAEIAIDTVVGPEVLTGSSRMKSGTAQKLVLNMLTTASMVMIGKCYSNLMVDVQASNEKLKARAIKIVMEAAECDRTIAENTLKIAENNAKLAIMMILSDSDKTTAEQLLAVHHGKLRQALAK; encoded by the coding sequence ATGTCAGAAAAAAATTTATTAACGGCGTTGTCAAAAATGATTACCGAACAACGCAATCCTAACTCAATGAATATCGATCAACTCTCTGCACTTGAGCTAGTGAAAGTGATCAATCAAGAGGATAAACAAGTCCCACTTGCGGTAGAAAAATGTTTAGCGCAAATTGCTCAAGCAGTCGAAAAAATCGTACAAGCATTCCAAAATAGGGGGCGTTTAGTCTATATCGGTGCCGGCACCAGCGGACGCTTAGGCGTATTAGACGCTTCGGAATGTCCACCGACTTACGGCGTTCCACCGGAAATGGTGGTCGGCATTATTGCCGGCGGTGAACGGGCGTTACGCCACCCGATTGAAGGAGCGGAAGATAATACGGAACGAGGCAAAGCCGATTTACAAGCGGTCAATTTTTCACAAAAAGATATATTGGTCGGCATTGCAGCAAGCGGACGTACCCCTTATGTGATTGGTGCGTTAGAATATGCCAAATCTTTGGGTGCGACTACCGTTTCTATTGCCAGCAACCCGAATTCAGCGATGGCGCAAATTGCAGAGATTGCGATTGATACGGTTGTAGGGCCGGAAGTGCTAACCGGTTCAAGCCGTATGAAATCCGGCACGGCACAAAAACTGGTATTGAATATGCTGACTACCGCATCCATGGTGATGATCGGCAAATGCTATTCCAATTTAATGGTCGATGTGCAGGCAAGCAACGAAAAACTCAAAGCCCGTGCGATTAAAATCGTGATGGAAGCCGCCGAATGTGATCGAACGATTGCCGAAAATACGCTAAAAATTGCCGAAAACAACGCAAAATTAGCCATTATGATGATATTAAGTGATTCGGATAAAACGACTGCCGAACAATTACTTGCTGTACATCACGGAAAACTGCGTCAAGCACTCGCCAAATAA
- the prmA gene encoding 50S ribosomal protein L11 methyltransferase produces MAWVQIRLNSTDKQAEQISDFLEEIGAVSVTFMDSQDTPIFEPLPGETRLWGNTDVVGLFDAETDMKAIVEALITSRLVEADFVHKIEQIEDKDWEREWMDNFHPMQFGKRLWICPSWREVPDPNAVNVMLDPGLAFGTGTHPTTALCLQWLDSLDLTGKTVIDFGCGSGILAIAALKLGAKQAIGIDIDPQAILASTNNAEANGVADRLQLFLAKDQPQDLQADVVVANILAGPLKELAPNIITLVKPQGDLGLSGILATQAESVCEAYAPDFNLDPVVEKEEWCRITGVKK; encoded by the coding sequence ATGGCATGGGTACAAATTCGTTTAAATAGTACGGATAAACAGGCAGAGCAAATCAGTGATTTTTTAGAAGAAATCGGGGCAGTATCGGTAACTTTTATGGATAGTCAGGATACACCGATTTTTGAGCCGCTACCGGGTGAAACCCGTTTATGGGGTAATACGGACGTAGTGGGTTTATTTGATGCGGAAACCGATATGAAAGCAATTGTTGAAGCATTAATTACTAGCCGTTTAGTTGAAGCGGATTTTGTACATAAGATTGAGCAAATCGAAGATAAAGACTGGGAACGTGAGTGGATGGATAACTTCCACCCAATGCAATTTGGTAAACGTTTATGGATTTGCCCAAGCTGGCGTGAAGTGCCGGATCCGAATGCGGTGAACGTGATGCTTGATCCAGGGCTTGCTTTCGGTACCGGTACACACCCGACTACTGCACTTTGTTTACAATGGTTAGATAGCTTAGATTTAACCGGTAAAACGGTGATCGATTTCGGTTGCGGTTCAGGTATTTTGGCGATTGCGGCACTTAAACTCGGTGCAAAACAAGCGATCGGGATTGATATCGACCCGCAGGCGATTTTAGCTTCGACCAATAACGCCGAAGCAAACGGTGTGGCGGATCGTTTACAGTTATTCTTAGCCAAAGATCAACCGCAAGATCTACAAGCCGATGTGGTGGTGGCGAATATTCTTGCCGGCCCGCTGAAAGAACTGGCACCAAATATCATTACCTTGGTGAAACCGCAAGGCGATTTAGGTTTATCTGGTATTTTAGCAACGCAAGCGGAATCGGTTTGCGAAGCCTATGCGCCGGACTTCAATCTTGATCCGGTGGTAGAAAAAGAAGAGTGGTGCCGTATTACCGGTGTGAAGAAATAA
- the tldD gene encoding metalloprotease TldD codes for MLNQVSEGLLAPSGLELSHLSKVLDHFANRQIDYADLYFQLSQDESWSLEDSIIKEGGFYIDRGFGVRAVSGEKTGFAYADQIGLSQLEQCATAARSITNASGQLSVKSFKQTDAIKRYASVNPLDTLSREQKVELLHLVDKVARAEDPRVIQVNAGLSAVYEEMLVAATDGTLAVDIRPLVRLSVSVLVEENGKRERGSAGAGGRFGLNWFFEPQVVNGEMTGDTRAVYLAKEAVRMALVNLGAMPAPAGTMPIVLGAGWPGILLHEAVGHGLEGDFNRKESSLFTGKIGELVTSPLCTIVDDGTVPDVRGSITVDDEGVPSQRNVLIENGILKGYIQDKLNARLMGVAPTGNGRRESYAHLPMPRMTNTYLTEGSHSFEEMIESVDYGIYAPHFSGGQVDITSGKFVFSTAEAYLIEKGKITKPVTGATLIGSGIDAMQQVSMVGKKMELDPGIGTCGKEGQSVPVGVGQPTVKLDKITVGGRG; via the coding sequence ATGTTAAATCAAGTTTCAGAAGGCTTGCTTGCACCAAGCGGGCTTGAGTTATCGCACTTGAGTAAAGTGCTTGATCATTTTGCGAATCGCCAAATTGATTATGCGGATCTCTATTTTCAATTAAGCCAAGATGAGAGTTGGTCGTTAGAAGATTCGATTATCAAAGAGGGCGGTTTTTATATTGACCGTGGTTTTGGTGTGCGTGCGGTATCAGGCGAGAAAACCGGCTTTGCGTATGCAGACCAAATCGGCTTGAGCCAGCTTGAACAATGTGCAACCGCAGCCCGTTCGATTACTAATGCAAGCGGTCAATTATCGGTAAAAAGTTTCAAACAAACGGATGCGATCAAACGTTATGCTTCGGTCAATCCGTTGGATACGTTAAGCCGTGAGCAAAAAGTTGAGCTACTCCATTTAGTCGATAAAGTCGCGCGTGCGGAAGACCCTCGAGTGATTCAAGTTAATGCAGGGCTTTCAGCGGTTTATGAAGAGATGTTAGTGGCGGCAACAGACGGCACGCTTGCAGTGGATATTCGCCCATTAGTGCGTTTATCAGTTTCGGTATTGGTAGAAGAAAATGGTAAACGTGAACGAGGTTCTGCCGGTGCCGGCGGACGTTTCGGCTTAAACTGGTTCTTTGAGCCGCAGGTGGTTAATGGGGAAATGACCGGCGATACTCGAGCGGTTTATCTGGCGAAAGAAGCGGTACGTATGGCATTAGTCAATTTAGGTGCAATGCCGGCACCAGCCGGCACGATGCCGATAGTACTAGGTGCCGGTTGGCCGGGTATTTTACTTCATGAAGCGGTCGGGCACGGGTTAGAGGGAGACTTTAACCGTAAAGAATCTTCGCTATTTACCGGCAAAATTGGAGAGTTAGTCACTTCGCCGCTTTGTACTATCGTTGATGACGGTACGGTACCGGATGTGCGAGGTTCGATTACGGTAGATGACGAGGGCGTACCTTCTCAACGTAACGTATTGATCGAAAACGGTATTTTGAAAGGTTATATCCAAGATAAACTTAACGCTCGTTTAATGGGTGTTGCACCGACAGGTAATGGTCGCCGTGAGTCTTATGCGCACTTGCCAATGCCTCGTATGACCAATACCTATCTCACGGAAGGCTCGCACAGTTTTGAAGAAATGATCGAATCGGTCGATTATGGTATTTACGCACCGCATTTCAGCGGCGGCCAGGTGGATATTACTTCGGGTAAATTCGTGTTCTCAACCGCAGAAGCTTATTTAATCGAAAAAGGTAAAATCACTAAACCGGTTACCGGCGCAACCTTAATCGGCAGCGGCATTGACGCTATGCAGCAAGTTTCAATGGTCGGTAAGAAAATGGAACTCGACCCAGGTATCGGCACTTGTGGTAAAGAAGGGCAATCCGTACCGGTTGGTGTAGGTCAACCGACAGTGAAATTAGATAAGATTACGGTTGGCGGACGAGGGTAA
- the tilS gene encoding tRNA lysidine(34) synthetase TilS, which produces MLFDTLRKQFKHYFPTQRDFVLGLSGGIDSIVLLHLLAELQINLRAVHIHHGLSPNADSWAAFCEQICKRLKIPFILQKVTVDRSEGIEAGARAARYQAIGEIILPNEVLVTAHHLDDQAETFLLALKRGSGIKGLSAMQAVGFWQNFTIFRPLLNVSKAQIEQYALQQQLTWIEDESNHDSHYDRNFLRNEVLPIVNQHWQHFSQMVARSAQHCAEQQMLLEELLSQELQYYADFSEKRLNIEAFPQFSLAKQQQLIRLWLEKCGAQMPSTAQLMQVIQQTIYADADKNPQLKLADFWIRRYQHHLYLTGDLLEINDFCQPLCVQQSLMLPDGIGKLQHLGDSIIYQKSDKIDRLLLPEALVNAPLQVKLAHQGKVKQYGKPMREEMKKRYQQAQVPVWLRKRTPLIFFGDQLVFLCH; this is translated from the coding sequence ATGTTATTTGATACACTTCGAAAACAATTTAAACACTACTTCCCGACACAGCGAGATTTTGTACTTGGCTTAAGCGGTGGTATTGATTCGATTGTGTTATTACATTTGTTAGCCGAATTACAGATCAACCTAAGAGCGGTACATATTCACCATGGGCTTAGTCCTAATGCCGACAGTTGGGCAGCTTTTTGTGAACAAATTTGCAAGCGGTTAAAAATCCCGTTTATTTTGCAAAAGGTTACCGTGGATCGCAGTGAAGGTATCGAAGCCGGCGCCAGAGCGGCACGTTATCAGGCAATAGGGGAAATCATTCTGCCTAACGAAGTGTTAGTGACCGCTCATCATCTTGATGATCAAGCAGAAACTTTCTTGCTTGCCTTAAAACGTGGCAGTGGAATCAAAGGACTATCGGCAATGCAAGCGGTCGGATTTTGGCAAAATTTTACCATTTTTAGACCGCTTCTTAATGTGAGCAAAGCGCAAATCGAACAATATGCGCTGCAACAGCAATTAACTTGGATTGAAGACGAAAGTAATCACGACAGCCATTATGACCGCAATTTTTTACGCAATGAAGTGTTACCGATTGTAAATCAACACTGGCAGCATTTCAGCCAAATGGTGGCTCGTTCTGCACAGCATTGTGCCGAACAACAAATGCTATTGGAAGAATTGCTCTCTCAAGAATTACAATACTATGCGGATTTTTCGGAAAAGCGTTTAAATATCGAAGCGTTTCCACAATTTTCTTTGGCGAAACAACAACAATTGATCCGTTTGTGGTTAGAAAAATGCGGCGCACAAATGCCAAGTACGGCACAACTGATGCAAGTAATTCAGCAAACAATTTATGCGGATGCCGATAAAAATCCCCAGCTTAAATTAGCCGATTTTTGGATACGCCGTTATCAACATCATTTATATTTAACCGGCGACTTACTCGAAATAAACGATTTTTGTCAGCCGCTCTGCGTACAACAATCGTTAATGTTACCGGATGGAATCGGCAAGTTACAACATTTAGGCGACAGCATTATTTACCAAAAGTCAGACAAAATTGACCGCTTGTTATTGCCGGAAGCGTTAGTGAATGCTCCTCTGCAAGTGAAATTAGCGCATCAAGGTAAAGTCAAACAGTATGGCAAGCCAATGCGAGAAGAAATGAAGAAACGCTACCAACAAGCGCAAGTTCCGGTTTGGCTACGGAAACGTACACCACTTATCTTTTTCGGCGATCAGTTAGTTTTTCTTTGCCATTAA
- a CDS encoding DUF5389 family protein, whose translation MQKSSSKFNWALALLCLPCALWPLALLVSPKFSSLALSPEQVNWFSIAFWIYPLVLFVIALLLYKLHQSQKALARGLLILSFIGFYALLGYIIQSL comes from the coding sequence ATGCAAAAATCATCATCTAAATTTAATTGGGCATTAGCATTACTTTGCTTACCTTGTGCATTATGGCCGCTTGCATTACTGGTTTCTCCCAAATTTTCCAGTTTAGCGTTAAGCCCGGAACAAGTTAATTGGTTTTCGATAGCTTTTTGGATTTATCCGCTTGTCTTATTTGTGATTGCATTGCTGTTATATAAGCTGCATCAATCGCAAAAAGCATTGGCTAGAGGTTTGTTGATACTTTCTTTTATTGGGTTTTATGCCTTACTTGGCTATATTATCCAATCCTTATAA
- the xerD gene encoding site-specific tyrosine recombinase XerD codes for MKNLDPIIEQFLDTLWQEHGLSENTSAAYRLDLESFSEWLPTPKAFLTLDHFDLQAFLGERLELGYKATSSARMLSCLRKFFRFLYTENYRQDDPTLTLTSPRKPAHLPKSLSEEQVMDLLDCPNTLDPVELRDKAMLELLYATGLRVSELVSLNIDNLSLRQGVVRVVGKGDKERLVPIGEEASYWIQEFFQHGRAMLLNNTQSDVVFPSRRGQQMTRQTFWHRIKHYAVLAGIDSEKLSPHVLRHAFATHLVNHGADLRVVQMLLGHSDLSTTQIYTHVAKARLKSLHQKFHPRG; via the coding sequence ATGAAAAATTTAGATCCTATTATCGAACAGTTTTTAGATACGTTATGGCAAGAACACGGATTATCTGAAAATACGTCGGCTGCATACCGTTTAGACTTGGAATCCTTCTCCGAATGGTTACCTACGCCTAAAGCATTTCTTACTTTAGATCATTTTGACTTGCAAGCATTCTTGGGAGAAAGATTGGAACTGGGCTATAAGGCAACTAGTTCAGCTAGAATGCTCAGTTGTTTGCGTAAATTTTTCCGTTTTTTATATACGGAAAATTATCGTCAAGACGATCCTACTCTCACTTTAACTTCTCCGCGTAAGCCGGCTCATTTACCGAAATCGTTAAGTGAAGAACAAGTGATGGATTTACTTGATTGCCCGAATACGTTGGATCCGGTCGAATTACGTGATAAAGCGATGTTAGAGTTACTTTATGCAACCGGGTTACGCGTTAGCGAACTGGTGTCACTCAATATAGATAATCTGAGTTTACGTCAAGGTGTCGTACGTGTTGTGGGTAAGGGGGATAAAGAGAGGTTAGTGCCAATTGGTGAAGAAGCAAGTTATTGGATTCAAGAGTTTTTTCAGCATGGACGTGCAATGTTATTGAACAATACACAATCAGATGTTGTATTTCCAAGCCGCCGTGGGCAGCAAATGACACGCCAAACATTTTGGCATAGAATAAAACATTATGCCGTTTTAGCAGGTATTGATAGTGAGAAACTGTCTCCACACGTATTGCGTCATGCTTTCGCAACACATTTGGTTAATCACGGTGCAGATTTAAGAGTCGTGCAAATGTTGTTGGGACATAGTGATCTCTCTACCACACAAATTTATACACATGTGGCTAAAGCACGTCTAAAATCATTACACCAAAAATTTCATCCACGAGGATAA